CGTGCCGCCCTCTTCGTCCGCCGCTGGAGCATTGAGCGAGGCAGGCTTCTTGCGCCTAAACATATCGGTGATGCGGTTCCTCGCCACGGTGAACAGCCACGCGGTGACGTGCTCGATCGGCTTCATCATCCGGTAGGCTTCGATCAGCTCGTGGAAGACATCCTGGAGGATATCTTCGGCCTCGCCGGTGTCAGCGACGCGGCGGCGAATGAAGCTGCGCAGCTTCGGCTCGTCCCTCTCGACGGCTTCGGAGATGAGCTGGTCTTGCTCGGAGATGGTCCATTCGCTGCCCTGCATCTCGGTCATCTGTCTCTGAAGACGGGCGGGCGGGCGGAATATTGTAGGCCGTCGCATTTTTTTTATCGTCAGCAGGCGCGCTTCC
This is a stretch of genomic DNA from Edaphobacter acidisoli. It encodes these proteins:
- a CDS encoding RNA polymerase sigma factor yields the protein MTEMQGSEWTISEQDQLISEAVERDEPKLRSFIRRRVADTGEAEDILQDVFHELIEAYRMMKPIEHVTAWLFTVARNRITDMFRRKKPASLNAPAADEEGGTLEDLLPSAEAGPEAEYARSLLLETLEEAMEELPEAQREVFVAHELMGKSFKEISEETGVGINTLLSRKRYAVLYLRQRLQSIYDDYEKFARK